The Mycolicibacterium aurum genome segment TGCGGCGCGGGGGGCGGGCTCACGGTGCATCCCGTCAGCACCAACATCAGCGCGACCGCGCAGGTCAGCAAGCGGCGGGCGGTCGGCACGCTCTTCAGGGTATCGACCGCCGTGGCGCGCTCTGCGGAACGTCGGGTTCGGCCTGCGCCGGCCGGCGTCCGTCGGCTGTGGGTCCAGGGCGGGCGGCGGCGCGGATGTCCGCCCGCTGCGCACCCTCGGTGAGCGGTCAGCCGCGAGCCTTGGCGCGCGACTTGGCCCTGGCGCGCAGCGACGCCGTCAGCTCCACCTTGCGCACCCGGACGATCTCCGGCGTGACCTCGACACACTCGTCCTCTGCGCAGAACTCCATGGCCTGCTCGAGGCCCAGCTCCAGTGGGCGCGCCAGGGTCTCGAAGACGTCGGCGGTCGACGACCGCATGTTGGTGAGCTTCTTCTCGCGGGTCGCGTTGATGTCGAGGTCTTCCGCGCGCGGATTGATGCCGACCACCTGACCCTCGTAGGTGTCGTCACCAGGAGAGACGAAGAACTGGCCGCGATCGGCCAGCTGGGTCATTGCGAACGGCGTGATCTTGCCGGTGCGGTCGGAGACCAGCGAGCCGGTGTGGCGCGCCCGGATCTCGCCCGCCCAGGGGCGGTAGCCCTCGAACACCGCGTTGGCGATGCCGGTGCCGCGGGTCAGCGTGAGGAAGTCGGTCCGGAACCCGATCAGTCCGCGGCTGGGGACGATGAAGTCCATCCGCACCCAGCCGGCGGCGTGGTTGGCCATCTCCTCCATGCGGCCCTTGCGGCCGGCCATCAACTGCGTGACGGCACCGACGAACTCTTCGGGGCAGTCGATCGTCATCGCCTCGAACGGCTCGTGCAGCTTGCCGTCGACGGTCCGGGTGACCACCTGCGGCTTGCCGACGGTGAGCTCGAATCCTTCGCGGCGCATCTGCTCGACCAGGATGGCCAGCGCCAGCTCGCCTCGGCCCTGCACCTCCCACGCGTCGGGGCGGCCGATGTCGACGACCTTGATCGAGACGTTGCCGACCAGTTCGGAATCCAAGCGCGCCTTGACCATTCGTGCGGTCAGCTTGTGCCCGGACACCTTGCCGGCCAGCGGGGAGGTGTTGGTTCCGATGGTCACCGAGATGGCCGGCTCGTCCACCGTGATGCGCGGCAGCGCGTGCGCATGCTCGACGTCGGCCAGGGTGTCGCCGATCATGATCTCGGGCATGCCGGCGACAGCGACGATGTCACCGGCGACGGCTTCGTCGGTGGAGGTCCGCTCCACACCCTCGGTGGCCAGCAGTTCGGTGATCTTGGCATTGGTGATGACGGGGTGGCCGTCCACCTCGCGCATCCACGCCACCTGCTGGCCCTTACGGATGCGGCCCTTGTAGATGCGGATCAGCGCGAGGCGTCCCAGGAACGCCGACGCGTCGAGGTTGGTGACGAGCGCCTGCAGCGGCGCCTCCGGATCACCCTGCGGCGGCGGGATGTGCTCGAGCAGCACGTCGAAGAGCGGGTCGAGGTTCTCCCCCTCGGGGTTCTCCCCGTTCGCGGGCTCGGTGGTGCTGGCGATGCCGGCGCGGCCCGAGGCGTACAGCGTGGGCAGTCCGAGTGCGAACTCGGCCGCCTTCTGTGCTTCCTCGTCGAGATCGGAGGCCACGTCGAGCAGCAGGTCGTGGCTCTCGGAGACGACCTCGGCGATGCGGGCGTCGGGACGGTCGGTCTTGTTGACGCAGACGATCACCGGTAGATGCGCCGTCAGGGCCTTGCGCAGCACGAAGCGGGTCTGCGGCAGCGGGCCCTCCGATGCGTCGACCAGCAGCAACACCCCGTCGACCATGGACAGACCGCGTTCCACCTCGCCACCGAAGTCGGCGTGGCCGGGGGTGTCGATGACGTTGATCACGGTCATGCTGCCGTCGGCGTGGCGCCGGTGCACGGCGGTGTTCTTGGCCAGGATGGTGATGCCCTTTTCCTTCTCCAGGTCACCGGAGTCCATCAGGCGTTCGATCGCGTCGTCACCGCGGTGGCTGAGGGCCCCCGATTGTCGCAGCATGGCGTCGACCAGGGTCGTCTTGCCGTGGTCGACGTGAGCCACAATGGCGACGTTACGAAAATCGGGGCGTGATTCCACGTCGTGATTGTCGCAGTGCAGTGCACCGATCACGAAAACGAGAGAGACAGCTCACTTGAAGCAGAGCAAGTTTGCCGGGGTCAAGCCCAAGAAGAAGTGTTGCCGAAGCAAGCCCCGCTGCAAACGCTGCCCCCTGGTGCTGCACAAGGTCCACAAGGCGGAACTGAACGGAATCCGCGGTAAGGATCTGACCGTCGTCTACAAGCGCGCCCGCAAGGCCTGACGGCGAATTCGGCGCGGGGGACGACGCTCGTCAGCGCGATTTCCGCCTCCGATTACCGGGCCGGACCGCACTCTCCGGGCGTACCGTGGATGCCATCCGTCAGGCGTTCCGGAGGTTGCCCATCATGACGGTTTATTCGATTCTCACCATTGTTCTGGTCACCGTGCTCGCGACGTTGACCACGCTCGCGATCTTTCTCGGCCTGGCCAACTGGGTCGGCGCCTTCTATGTCGTGCGATGTGCCGAGTGTCGCCACCTGACATTCAGCTCGGCGAACAAGAACCGGGCCTCCTGCCCGCAGTGCCGCCACCCGGTGCTGACCCATCCGATCCACGCGATCGCCCACCCGGATCGCCGGGCGGACGTGCGGGTCGCCAGGGATCGCCTGCACTACTAGTGCGCCCTAGAGCGGCTCGGCGGCGCCGAAGACGATGATGGCGCCGAAGGCCAGCGCGAGTGACAGGGGCGCAGCGATGCACGAGATCAGCATCCCGTGTCCGATCTGCGCCGCAGCGCGAATCCTGGTCAGGCCGTAAGCGATCACCGCGTTGACCGCCACGAGCGGCAGCACGATGAAGGGAACGAAGACCCACATCGGCATCAGGAACCAGGTGATCAGCTCGAGCACCAGCATGTTCAGCACACACGCCCAGAAGCCGGCGGGACCGTAGCGGGCGACCGTGGCGGCGTGCGGGCCGTCAATCGAAGAACGTGAAGGCAAGACCGACCCCTCCGATCATCACCACGACGGCCGACGCCAGAAGGCCGAGGCCATACCCCCGCTCTGTCGCCGCCCTCCGCGTCAGCAGAACTCCACCGGCCGCCAGGGACACCGTGACGGCGATCCCGGTCGCGGTGAGAAGCAGGGTGCTCGCCAGGACGTCGTCCGACGTGAACGCCACCTTGCTGAGCACCCAGGCGACGACGGCCGTGAGGGCGATGACGGCTTGGATGGCCAGCGGGGCCGACCACGTGGCGGCCTTCCACAGACGCTCGTCCCGGGCCGGTCCGCGAGAGTCGTCGACTTCGCTCACGTCACTCCTTGCGGTGCTCGCCGGGACGACGCAACTCTCCCACGCGCACACCGCACTTGCCCCCATTGACACCGGCAACACGCAGTGGCCGCGCGCCTGCGATTCGCGAATCGCCCCGACACCGTGTGAATGATCCTGTGGCACAGGACGTCACGACAACCGCAACGCCTCACGCAGAGCGGGCAGCCATGCGCGGTCGGCGGGCACCCACGGCAGGTCGGCAAGGTCATCCGCGGCCACCCAGCGCAGGGCGCGGTGGTCGATGGCTTGCAGCTCGCCGCCAACCTGTGTCACGAGGTAGGCACGCAGCGTCACGCTCGCGCTCAGTGCGACGTCTTCGCCGAGGCGGTCGCCCACCGTCACGTCGATGCCGAGCTCCTCGCGCAGTTCGCGCGCCAGCCCGGCCCGATCACTTTCGCCCGGAGCCAACTTGCCGCCGGGCAGTTCCCACAGCCCGGCCAGCTCGGGTGGCCGGGACCGCTGCGCGACCAGAAGCGACGCGCGCTCGATGAGCGCGCCCGCCACCACGGTCAGGTTCGGCATCAGGCCAGACGGTATACCTTCGACACCATGGCTGTGTTGACGGATGACCAAGTGGACGCCGCGCTCCCCGGGCTTCACGGCTGGGAGCGGGCCGACGGTGCGTTACGCCGGTCGGTGGAGTTTCCGGCATTTCTTGACGGCATCGACGCCGTCAAGCGCGTCGCGGAGCACGCGGAAGCGCAAGACCATCACCCCGACATCGATATTCGTTGGCGGACAGTGACTTTCGCACTGGTGACACACTCCGAGGGCGGGATCACCGACAAGGACGTGCAGATGGCCCGCGATATCGACGGGATCCTCGGGTAGCGATCCAGGCGAGCGTCGCCAGCGTGGCGACGAGGTACACCAGGCCGGCCCAGGCCAGATACCAGGGCCGCGGGATCACCCAGATCGTCGGCTGGGCGAAGCTCAGCAGCCAGGGCACCCCGACGAGGGTGAGCACCAGCCAGCCCCACCCGAGCACGCGGGCGCCCAGTTGGGCGCGCAGCGGGCCGTGCAGCAGCCAGATCATCAGCGGGAGCAGCCACACCCAGTGGTGTGTCCACGAGATCGGCGAGAGCAGCAGGCCGAACAGTTGGACGATCACTATCGCGCCGAGGCGATCGTTCGCCCCGCCGATCGCGCGCCAGGCGAGCACGGCAAGGACGGCGGTCAGCGCGATACCGATCAGCACCAGCGGGCCGAATCCGGCGTCGTAGCCCAGGATCCGCGAGATGCCGCCGCGCCACGATTGGTTGAACGACGTCCCGACCGGGCCGACGCGGTCCGCGTCACCGAGCAGTTGCGTGAAGTAGAACCGCGTCTGCCCGCTCACCAGGAGTGCCGACACGCCGATGGTGAGGACGAACACGACCGCGGAGAACAGCACGGCCGCCCAGCGCCGCGCCCCGACGAAGTACAGGCCGGCGACTGCGGGCGTGAGTTTCACACCGGCGGCCAGTCCGACCAGCAGGCCCGACAGCCACCACCGTGACGAGTAGACCGCGTACAGGATCGCGAGCACCAGAAGGACGTTGACCTGGCCGTAGTCGAAGGTGCTCCGCAGCGGCTCGGTCCAGATCCCGACTGCCGTCCACAGCATGGCCACCCGCCGGTCGGGTGAGGGTGACAGCAACCGCTGGCTCATCCGGACGACGCCGTACAGCGCGGCGATGGTGCCCAGCTGCCAGAGGAACGCCACCACGCCGAACGGCAGCAGGTGCAGCGGAAAGAACACCACCGCGGCGAACGGCGGATAGGTGAAGGGCAGCGGGAAGTCCGGCGTCTGGTCGCCGTAGACGTAGTCGTACAGCGTGCCGGGACCGTCCAGCTCCGCAGCGCCGCAGACGTAGACGTGCAGGTCGACGAAGTTGGCGCCGTTGGGCACCAGGTAGGTCCATGCCAGCCGCGCGGCGATGCTGAGGATCAGCAGCACGGGCGCCGCTGTCGCCAGTCGCGCGGCGGCGCGGGAGCCCGTGGTCGCCGCGCCGGATTCGGTGGTGTTTATCCGCCCGACTCTAGCGAGCGGTCACCATCGGCCTTCACATCAGTAACGGTTGCATAAATGCCACACGTGTCACTTGAGTAACTCCAGTAACAGGCTAGCTTCGGGTGCAGGCCTGCCATCGGAGTCATTCACGGCTAGCAGCGCCACC includes the following:
- a CDS encoding 4a-hydroxytetrahydrobiopterin dehydratase, with product MAVLTDDQVDAALPGLHGWERADGALRRSVEFPAFLDGIDAVKRVAEHAEAQDHHPDIDIRWRTVTFALVTHSEGGITDKDVQMARDIDGILG
- a CDS encoding mannosyltransferase, which translates into the protein MNTTESGAATTGSRAAARLATAAPVLLILSIAARLAWTYLVPNGANFVDLHVYVCGAAELDGPGTLYDYVYGDQTPDFPLPFTYPPFAAVVFFPLHLLPFGVVAFLWQLGTIAALYGVVRMSQRLLSPSPDRRVAMLWTAVGIWTEPLRSTFDYGQVNVLLVLAILYAVYSSRWWLSGLLVGLAAGVKLTPAVAGLYFVGARRWAAVLFSAVVFVLTIGVSALLVSGQTRFYFTQLLGDADRVGPVGTSFNQSWRGGISRILGYDAGFGPLVLIGIALTAVLAVLAWRAIGGANDRLGAIVIVQLFGLLLSPISWTHHWVWLLPLMIWLLHGPLRAQLGARVLGWGWLVLTLVGVPWLLSFAQPTIWVIPRPWYLAWAGLVYLVATLATLAWIATRGSRRYRGPSARPCR
- the typA gene encoding translational GTPase TypA, with product MESRPDFRNVAIVAHVDHGKTTLVDAMLRQSGALSHRGDDAIERLMDSGDLEKEKGITILAKNTAVHRRHADGSMTVINVIDTPGHADFGGEVERGLSMVDGVLLLVDASEGPLPQTRFVLRKALTAHLPVIVCVNKTDRPDARIAEVVSESHDLLLDVASDLDEEAQKAAEFALGLPTLYASGRAGIASTTEPANGENPEGENLDPLFDVLLEHIPPPQGDPEAPLQALVTNLDASAFLGRLALIRIYKGRIRKGQQVAWMREVDGHPVITNAKITELLATEGVERTSTDEAVAGDIVAVAGMPEIMIGDTLADVEHAHALPRITVDEPAISVTIGTNTSPLAGKVSGHKLTARMVKARLDSELVGNVSIKVVDIGRPDAWEVQGRGELALAILVEQMRREGFELTVGKPQVVTRTVDGKLHEPFEAMTIDCPEEFVGAVTQLMAGRKGRMEEMANHAAGWVRMDFIVPSRGLIGFRTDFLTLTRGTGIANAVFEGYRPWAGEIRARHTGSLVSDRTGKITPFAMTQLADRGQFFVSPGDDTYEGQVVGINPRAEDLDINATREKKLTNMRSSTADVFETLARPLELGLEQAMEFCAEDECVEVTPEIVRVRKVELTASLRARAKSRAKARG
- a CDS encoding (deoxy)nucleoside triphosphate pyrophosphohydrolase, which translates into the protein MPNLTVVAGALIERASLLVAQRSRPPELAGLWELPGGKLAPGESDRAGLARELREELGIDVTVGDRLGEDVALSASVTLRAYLVTQVGGELQAIDHRALRWVAADDLADLPWVPADRAWLPALREALRLS